The DNA region attaaaatggaattattaaattggtgACCGGGAAacgaagaattaatcaattactctgcaagatTTGATCgcgaacaaattttgtacaccttcatTACGACGAGTTGTCTCTTAAATGAGGAGAAATTAAGACATTAAGAAATTCGCCTTGTTCTCCTCGCGGTGAATCATTCCACGTCGCGTCTTGAACGTAGAAAACCGTTTGTCTATTTCCTCGTCGTTGGGAACGTGCTCGGTCGATCCGGCGCTCGTCATATATTTTACAATTGAAGCGGCGTGTATTTCGCTCGAGCGACGTGTCTCGAAATTGACGGAGGCCGAGCAGAATCATCGTCATTCGGATGGCCCCTAGTGCGGCCCCGTCACCATGCTGGAGCCGTTGATAGTGCTGACAGTGTTGAATTGCTTCTTCATGTTCAGCTCGACCGCGACGACATGCGCGCTATGGTAAACCGCCGCGATTTCTCTGACTATCCTCGCCTTCTCTACCCACCGACGATCGACAGGTGGCAATATCGCAGCCACCGGTGCTGCTACAAGAAGGACCCCGGGCAGCAGGCCGCGAGGCACGCCCTGTCCAAGCTGAAGAGCAGCCACGCCTCGAAGGACCCGAAGAAGGCTTGCAGCTCGAAGCAGGATAACCCCGGGAATGGGGTCGATCGCAGCAAGTCGAACTCGACGGTGAACCGCGACAGCAAGAGTAGGAGGAGGCAGAAGAGAAGCTCGAGCATCAAGTACCCAGTGCAGACTGAATCGCCCAGCGAGGAACACGAGAACTCGATGTAAACGGGCTCGCATCATCTAAGGGCCGATCCAGAAGCAcgtccctagtagcatttattgttggcattttgatggccaactaattcccaacctGGGGATAAcatgggccaaccagaaatgctatagtgcctatccgagatatagtgacttaggtgtgaagtccttcggcggggtcttacccgacaccctgctgggtactggtcgctaaacgtgcccccctactacctcttgcaggactgtaattagag from Andrena cerasifolii isolate SP2316 chromosome 10, iyAndCera1_principal, whole genome shotgun sequence includes:
- the LOC143373851 gene encoding uncharacterized protein LOC143373851, with amino-acid sequence MLEPLIVLTVLNCFFMFSSTATTCALWWQYRSHRCCYKKDPGQQAARHALSKLKSSHASKDPKKACSSKQDNPGNGVDRSKSNSTVNRDSKSRRRQKRSSSIKYPVQTESPSEEHENSMDIAGEWQLEERTRMSEASQTGNDVRPAVVMEYSTVQKIVQILDDDADLLTTRMAIKDRQAKQHAEEKKADLDAEIKDKLERPSLIAYTPSES